The DNA region GTTGTTTTGAGTTGGACATTTCTCCTTCAGCCAGCAAGTCATCATCCATGAGCAGTGACTACACAAATGAGGAGAAAACCACACCACTGTGTATCCTATGGTCATTGAAAATACTGGCTAAATACTGGAACTTCACAGTTCTGCTCAGATGTTAACATGTATCAGACAAAGTACAAAGTCCAGAATAAGTAATTTAACAATGATATTTACCAGATTATGGACACGCGAGcgcctcttcctcctcttcttccctGTGGTACGAGTTTGGACTTTCACTCTACTCTTGGGTGTGTCATTACACACAGTTTGGGCATTTTGAGGTGGACGGAAATCATCATGTGGATCATCATTTCTGAGAACGTCGTATTCTGGGTGAGGACCGATGGAGCTTGTGTACGATCTTGGTGTCATAGCACTTTCTTGATCAACATCACACTTTGGAAAAAAAGTTACTCCTTTATTCTTATAGTCTGTGGATTCTTGACCAGTGCTTGGATTGAGAGAATTATCTGACTTCAATTCGTAACCTACTTCATTTTCAGGAGAACGTCTGAATTGTAAAATGGCACCCTCTGCCTGTCTATTGTTTCTAAACTCCTCATTTGAACTTGAGATGTCTGTTTGTTCATAGCAGCTGAGGTCTGGAAGGGCTTCACAGAGGGTATTTAGGCAATGAAAACCTGACGGTTTTATATCAGCATCAATCTCTTCTGAACTAGAGGGGGAAATAAGTGCAGGGGTTGGAGGAATGGGCCCAGCATTAGGAAGCATTTCACCACAGCTAGCCCCAGCACTTAGAGTAGATTTGCCCTTACACTGCTCTAAATGCGAAACAAAAGACTTTGTGTTAAATAACCCTAAACAGTAGATGCAATAAACTCGATCATCAAATGAACAACTCGATGCAAACGTCTCAAATGGTTTTGAATCTTGTTTACTACTTTGAACCACATTTGTGTTGTATAGAACATTTCCCCTAGTTTGTAGAAGGTTCAAATGTTGTCTTCTTTCTTGTGAGCTCTTGTCAAAAGTGAGAGCTTTTGCCACCTCTGGTTCATTAGGATGAactgtctgaagatgatccatcATTCGATGATGTGGCTGCTTGCAGTAAAAGCAGCGATGTGTCTTGAATACACTGGAGTTGTCATCAGTGGAATTGGTGTGGCATTCAGGATCCTGCAAAGAAGgaataataacaaacaataaaataatccacattttaaaagagcataataaattaaataatataataattcaaaattcTTTGTATTGTCAGTTTTTGAATATTAGCACTAAAACATTTCATTATGTAAATTACGATAGCAGAATTCAATCAAAAGTGAGAACTAAAAACTtgcttcacaaaaacaaacaaaataaaaaaacacttaaaaaattaaCAACCTGAGAATGAGAACTTGGACAACTTTTCTTTGACTTCTTTCAGACAGCTGATCGGGGAGACTCTTTCTCTTCTGCTCGCTTGTCACTGATATGCTTGTGTCATGTTGAACTTCAACAGCACAAACATTGCTATTCTCAGCAGTGATCTTCTCAGGGTCTTCTTGAAGATCACACTCTTGGAATTTAAGGTAAGACACAGGTCTTACGGCTTCGGATTTGATTTCTTGAATTGAAGGAATTGAGCTGAATTCTAGATCCGCTGTTGGCCGATTCCCACTTCTGCCAAAATCtgttttttcaatacttttaggCTGCTTACACTGGGTTTTTATTCAGTGTTACAGCTATTAGGATCTGGATTATGACTTTCAGTTTCTAGATGCACATTAGAGTCCATAAAGATGTTCCTTTCTACATCTGAATCTTGGATTTGATCGGTCTCATTAGTGATCAAGAATGTGTCATCAAACACAGCTAGATTAGGAGTACATTTTGATTCTGGATAAGTGTTTAAGGATGCAGTACTTGAAGGGACCTTTGGATTTGAAGAGAGCTGAAGGTTGTCACAACACCCAGTATCACAAAGAAGAATAACCATCAGGTTCTAGATCACAAGACACTTCTGAATCTGAAGAAAATGGTTGGCTCACAAGTTGGTTAGGATCTGTTTGCTTTATAAGGGACTGCTGAAGAACATTGCAACCAGCGTTTGAAATAGGAAGGGTTGGAACTGTAGATTCTATGACTTGTGTTGTTTGACAGAAATCTAGTATGGGTGGTTCTACTATCTCCACATCAGGGTTCCGTGATGTATTGAAAGAAGATTCCAAGTGAGCAGGATTTATTGCAGAACCCTGGCAAAAATCAAGAACAGATGGTTCTAATAATTGTGCATCAAGATCAACTTGAGCTATGCTGTTGTCCATGTTGGAAACAGTGGGAAGCTCCACTTCTGGATGATATGTTTTCAGATCAGAACTCTGGCAAGAGTCAAGATTAAGAGGACTTGAGGGTTTCGGATCACAAATCAATTTGGGGATATGACACTAAAATATGGTTTTCCTTCGCCTCATATATCCTAGTTTCTGGAAAAAAAGGCAACTGCCTAAATCTGAGAGAACTGATAAAGGAGCCTAAGTTGGATCTAAAGGTCTGTAGATGCTGAGTTTCTGGAGCAAGGTTTCCCAATTCTGCATCAAAAGTTTCCTGAGTTTTGCTGGATTCTTTTTGtgcttacatttaaaaacatgctcCTGAAATTTGTTCTATTTATAAGACTCCTGGCAAAAAAAACAATGCGGTGAACAAGGTCTTCATCATAATCCATTTTAGAATTTCTAGGATGGTTGAAGTTCTTTTTAATAGAAAACTGCTCAACAACGGTTTCCTTTCTCTACAGTCTTTGTCAAGATTTAAAGCTTTCACCACTTCAGGTTCTCTTACATGAACACACTTTAGGTGCAGTTCTATTTTTCTACATGCCTTCCCACAAAACCATCAATACAGTGCttgcattacttttttttgtGTCCTCCACTGCTCACTGCAGTCATGCATCCACTGTCAGAGGTTTTATGGGACATGAGAAAGTCTGAGGGCATTTCGGATTCTTCAAAACTTTTCACAAATAACTCATTGGTTTTCACATTTTGTACAGAAGGTTCATTCATCCCTGAGATATCAGAGTTGTCAGCTGAATCGTCCAGAACCTATTCTGACATCTGacagttaaatttttttacaagaaaacagtgtaattaaatataaattgagATTTCTCTGTTCAAGTATTTACATAACTCTTTACATTTCTAGAGGCTGATTGAGAACAGATTTGCTTTTGAGTCCATATTTACTTTGAGTCCGTATTACTTTTCAATCTGCTACTATTGCACACCTGGTTTTTCAGACCCAGTTTCTTATTTTTTCTCTCACTGCTACTGACAGTCTCCATGTCTAGCAGTTTCTTGTCTACATTAACATCCGACAGAGATTCTTGACCAGCAAATACCATATCAGATGTTTGACATGACATTCTCTCCTTTGAACTCATGGGCATGTCCTCTGTTTGTCTGATGGCAGTAAAGGCCATTTGGTCTCTGACTGGGTGATTTGAGATATGCTGTGAGGCAGTTGCATCTGGAGCTGGAAAGTTGGAGTCGCTGGAGAGATTTTTGCCAGGTGTGCCCACCGCATCTAATTGATCAATTTGAATGATAGGAGCAGAGGCAGTTTTCTTTTTATCTAAACCTTTGGAGGGAGTCAACACATCTTCATCAACATCGTCTTCAATATCTGAGAGGACAACACAAACTAATTTTGTGTCAACGTTCTTCTTCATGGTGCCAGAACTAGTTTCCTTGAAAAAGGATTGAAAAACGCTTTTTTGTGGCATTACGGTTAATTTCATAGCAGAAATGTTCTTACAATCACACTTCCAATCACACTTTCTTCTTCCACATTCAGACGGAGCATTTTCAGCAGCAGTTCTTTCATCCGATTGCTCTAGGTCATCATCTATTACTATAAATGGTACCTGGTCTCTGGCTGTGTTTTCTGAAACACCAGGAAAATTAACGTTGCAGTCGCCTTTTTGTTGACTCTTTGTGTTATTTACCTCAGATGATTCAAAGGCCAGTGTGCCCCCAATGTTGTCATGCTCTACTTCTGGATCACGCTGTGGAGATCCAACCTTCACACAGACTATTTCTGTCTCATTGTAGCATATTTCAGGCTTGTTTTGGATGCCATGACCAGAGAACTCCACTGGCAATGTGCAAAGATTGGAATCCACGATTTTATCTTTCACAGCATCCACCATTTCATCATCAACCCGTGCTGAGGTTTTTTCATGACTAAAGCCACTACTTTTCTCAGAGCAACCTGATTTTAAGTCAGCTCCCCCAGGGACTGAGCTCCAGTACTTGCATGCTGTCATAATTGGTTGTAGAACGATCCTGGGCTGCATATTGAAGTGGCTCATGATGTCACTGACCAGCTTGGTTTTGGTTCTTTGATTACTCTTGTAAGAGGTGGTAGGCTGCTCAATAGCTTTCCTGCTTGCGAGAGCTCCAGACACTGCACGGGTTGCACTTCTCTTCAGATGTGCAGATCCATCCTTATTCAAGGTCTCTTCACTCCCAGATTCTTCGGACTCATCACTTTTGTCCCCCGAAGGCTGCAGTGGGGGAAAGCGACAATCAACCATACGTATAAGGACTTAAACAACAGTCTTTAGGGTCAGCACGACCTAGGATTCAATGCACAAACAATTCTTCTTTTTTCCCGAAGATATGAAACTGGATTAAACTAGCAgtcaaaaaaagtttaatcaCATAGTCTTTCCTACCTCCTGATTATGGATTTTTGGGCGTCGGCCCCTTTTCAGGTCACCATAAAAACGTTTCTTGCGCTGCCGATAGGCGTACGGTTTCTCTCCACAGTGAATCTCCATATGCATCAACAGCCGCATTTCCCATGCAAAAACTTTGCCACAAAATGGGCAGGGTAGTGGCCCTTGCCCTCTGGTTCTGCTTTTCCGTAACGAGTCTTTGTTTGGGGACCCATGAGGCGTCTGCTGAAGGGGtacgaaaaaaatattttaaaacacatttaatgtaGTTATCTAAAAAATGAGGGcctttaataaaaatgatttatatagGTTAAGATTTTAGGTGTAAAATACAATACCCTGCAATGTATTATCTCAATCTAAATTGACAGATACAAGTTGGAACATAATAGTGCTTTCAGAAAGGCATTACTAACCTTGCAGATTCCTATATTATAATTTACAAAATCAATACACAAATAAACATCCTTTAGTAAACAGAAGTAAACGCATTAAAGTtgtgagatttttgttttaaaatattggcTGTATTATCAAGTCAATTTGGTATCAgcagttatttattattagttcGTTATCATTTACACTTCAATGTGAAAATCAAAAGGCACCCATATAATAGACTAACCCACATTCTTTTTTCTATTATTCCACATAAAAGTTTATTTCCAGATCCCTGGTTTCTATGCCTCTTATTGGTTTCTGTTCGTTTGTCTTAGCATCAACAGCTCGTTCATGATGGTCACACATTTGCATCCTTAATCATTACTTGTCTAATTGTGCATCGTTTCCTTCAATTTCTTAATTCTGGTTCTATTGATTGTGAAAGATTTTCAAGATCCCTATCATTAAACAAATCTGGCATTTATGTTATTGTGATTTAAAACTATGAAATGCGGAGGTATATTTGGATCATTCTTCAGGGTTTTGTAAAGAACACATACCATAGTATTTGGTTTTTTATTACTTGCTGACAGCTCATCATCAAGCCTCTTTTTTCCCTCCCATTTCCTTTTTCCTTGTTCCTTAAGCTCCGGCTCCATTTTAGTTTGCACtcgtcttcttttcttttcctttagcATACATCCTACATGTTTCCTTGAGTGCTTCTTTAACTTCTTCTCCAGAGCAAAGTCTTTGCCACATATTTTGCATGGGAACCTCCTCTTCAGATATTTAGTGCTTGATGTTCCACAGTCAGAGCCTGAGATGTCCTTTGATTGCTCAGGAGCGCTCTCCGACTCATCTATGGCCGTATTAGGAAGATCTGCACTTTCTTCATCCTCATCTTTTGTGAATGCTGGCACATTAACAACCAGGATGGACTTATCATCACTTGTTTGACGTCGTTTATTCTTGACCTTTCTTAATCCTTTAGTTTTCTGGCTATTTAGTCTCATCTTCTTAGTGACTTGCCGTTTCTGAGTTTTGCGCTTACGTAATCGCTTATCGATCAATAAAAAAGGAATGTGAGTTATTATacagaaataaaagtaaaaaaaaaaaagatcagcgtATCCGTAAAgtatatattaaaggggtcatcggatgcccatctTCCACATGTCCACTGAGTGGATTTTTATcatgaacattttttttcattatagacTTTATCATTATTCACATCATTACTGTGTACACACATTTCAGACAACTCTATACACACAAGACCATTGTGTAGtacacatttcagttcatgtaAAAGTTCattttgcatccgatgacccctttaacatttgCATAATCGGTTACAAATCTGAAAACTAACCTTGGTGGCAAGCTGTTGTGACCTTGTACGGCCACTGCCATACAAGTTAAAGTAATCACTCCTATTCCTTACTTCCCCATGCTGAGTGCGAATGTGTGGCTCCAGCCATCCTTCACGAGTAAACACTTTATCACAATGCGGGCAGGCATGTGTTTTCTTGACCTTCTTCACCTTCTGTACTTCTGTAGTTTTAGGCACGGCCACAGTTGTTTCTTCTTTAGTCCGCTACGAGGAATACAAATATTCAAACTTAATAGAAACACAATAATGGGAATGATCATACATCCAGATCAAATTTATACAATGTGTGAGAAGGTACCTCAGTCTTGATTTGCAGACTTCTGCGTAATAAAACCTTTTTGGTGTTATGGGACTTCATGTGGACACGAAACCAGCCACCATGTAAGAAGACTTTGCCACACTCTGAACATTGGAGCTTACGTTTGTCAGCAACTTTGCCCTCCTTCTCCACATCATTTTTTCTTTGCCTCTGAAAGACATTCAAGTCCATTTAACAAAGAGAGAAGCATGGAAAAACATACGCAGTGTGCTTCAAACATATTACACCCTGGATATGAAAGTGGATGAATAAtgtctgtatttttatatataagtcAATCCCGGTAACAGCATATTCAAACAGTGCGTCCGAATGTGGCCAATTCAGGGCACTGATACTGCTGGACAATGTGTGGCATTTAAactctacagtacattttttccAAGATAACATGGCATTACAAAAATTTCAAATATAGGACTATATTAAAGTAAACCACCTGCAGAAAAGACTCAAATTCATGGATTCATATCAAactaattttattaatatatacatatatatatacacaactggtttatagaaagaaaaaaaaatcaaaaactttGTGATTTTCTaatttgtatatacatatataaacatacaaaatatttacaaagttCCACTGGATGGTTCTTCGGGTATCAAAACCGGTTTTATTTCACCACCTCCCTCTACAAAGCACAGTTCTGGCTCAAAACGCTCTAATTTAATCGGAGGTGTGTCCAAAGTGTTGATCAGCATATTAACTGGTTGACCGAACCCTTTTGCCTCTAAATAAGCACGTCGATGGTTTATTTTAAGATGAGACCATAAATTAGATGTGTTCTTCCGACCAGCCATGTTGGACCCCCGGCTAACTCTGGCTGAACATGCATGGCAGAAGACTTCACCATATGCATCTTTTGAAAAGTAGTCCCAAACTTTGCTAAAACAGCGATTTGGAACAAATTCCACCTGTGAAGCAATAAGGAAAATACATGCATAAGCTTTTTGTCACACTTTAGCGATACTTATTTGCATTCaagtttttcttttatattataaaacacTGAATGCATTCAGATAATTGTAGGTATGGCTTTAACTGAAATGCAGTGATGAAAGCGGGCCTAGAAAATGAACTTCAACTTACTAATATCTgacttaatataaataaaagacaaGAATTTTATAGTCAATTATCTGACATTTTCTTCAGCTCACTGGTGATACTGGTCTTTTAATAGCATTGAAAACTCTTTAAAATTCCTTAACTATTTTCTAACAAATGACCTTTTAAGAATTCCATAATGAAATATTGTAAtaagctgttactacacagagccgttgttaactgagaagatgcgcaaataaacgctgaaaatgaacgtggatttgcgcatcttctcagttaacaacggctccgaatgatcggagcagccctaataaaaatccagctttttttttaatactagagGTTCTTAGGTTGGCCGAGAGAGATCCAAAAAAGGTAGAAAAGCCCTCatttaaaaatctctaaaagagcACGGATTggtaaattaaaaacaaacaccaGCTGAATAACATGCCATATATTGCAACTACAATAAACAGTGCATCAGTCTAATCTACTGCTCTCAGTCAGTCTTCAGATAAATGTAATAATTGATCTACCTTCCCTTCCTGCACACAGAATAGTTTGTACTGACAAATGCATttcagttaataataaaaaactaataataataatttagctttTTTCTTTTCATGCAACAGACTACTAGAATGAAGTAGCAGTTGATGCAATGCTGATTATAGTACATTATATTTGTTCTTCAATTCATCTTTAGATAAACCTATGATCTACACATCTAGCTAGTTACATAAAACACATCATCTGACAAAAAATGATCACAGATGACCTAGCTACATCTGATGTTTCCAGAGTTATGTTATGCTCATAGGCTGCATTCACTGATTCTTTTTTAACTAGTGGTGCATCAACCCCACATAACATCTCCGGTAacggtacttttttttttttaagccacatATCAACTCTTGTTTTCATAACTCTCACTTTTGGCCTCAGACTCACCGTTAAAACAGCATCTGCTTCAGTGGTTGCTTTCTTGTTCTCTTCGTAGATTGGTTGTAGCTGTATGAGTGTGTTTAGTTCATCCTAAGATACAGGCTTACTATCTTAGGATAGCACTTAGGGCTTACTATACAGAAGTCATTCTACTCATCACTTTGTCAAaggatagcaaaaaaaaaaaagtatattttgagAAGGTTTGTGTACATTTGTTATTATCATCGGCCGTTGAAAACCCCATATTGGTCAACCACTACTCCAAAATGTGCACTATgcgatatatattttttgactcTCTTACTACTTTATTGACTCTTATTGCATCAAATAACATTATGTGTCAATGAACATCACACCAAATATTCAGAATAGTGGTtgatttatataacttttttttttttttaagagtagtTTATTTTCTCCCCATTCTATCCGTTAACATCCTTAAGAGGTATTTATGTGTGAAGGAAAGAAAATCTCTATTTATGCATATCTACACCCATATTACTTATGACACTAGAGAACGTGCAGTACCTTGGGTAATTTCCTTTTCACATCCACTATCTCCTGAGTTCCTGACTGAGCTCGGGCGGGCAGGTTGATAAGGGCTGTCACTGAGTGGGTCTTCATGTGCAAGGCTAACTGACAGGGCCGAGCGAACACCCGATGAGGGCAATGAGGGCACCGACACATCTGGTTTACAACTCCTCTTTTTTTGCGCCGTTTCTGCACAGGGGCGGTAATTCTCTTTTCTGGTTCTTTATCACTGTTGTTGTGGTCACTCTCAGGCTCTTCTTCACTCCTGTTCATCTGCTCAGAGCCATCTGACAGATCGTCCACAGTTTCTCTTGACAGCTGCGTGTGGGAAAACAACACAAGCTACTGGAATATCCTTTAAACGTCCTCATTTCACATTTAGAAATGTTCATTTGTGTCCTGTAtagtaagatattttaaaatgataaaatgagaTTAGATGTCATGTCGACTTTAATCGTGCTACTGTTTACCTGAGAGAGCCTTTGCAGCTTCCTCTTTTTCTTGTTGTCACCGTAGAAGCATTCCTTGCGCCGGCGGTACGCATAAGGCCTCTCGGTGGAATGAATGCGCATATGAACCATCAGCCTCTGTTTACTTGCAAAGACTTTACCACAGTCTGGACAGGCAAAGGACATCCTCTGCCTTCTGTTCTGTCCTCTCCAATGCCGGACCCTACTGGGGCCTGACGTCGGATCAAAGTCCAGAGGGGCCATGTAACTTTGGGCAGAGTCCCAGGACATGCTGTCCACCAGGCCATAGGCAATGCCTGTGCCTGTCCCGGCATTTTCAGGTCCCTGATCAATACTTTGAGGTAATGTGCTGATGCTGCACAGGGGGATTTCAGTCGACTCTGTTTTGATCACAAGAGCTTCTGATCCCGGTCCACATCCAAAGTTGACAGCACCCTCATCTTGCCGGGATGGACTGGCCTCGTCTGTGGTGGAAAGCGTAACAGTTTCTGATGggcctaaaaaaaataaacaaagtgcaACAATTTGATGACAAAAAGTGTGAATTACTGTTTAAGCATAACTGAGTATCTGCAGGTAAAATGTGCTGGTTTAAATCAAAAGGAAATGCAAGTTAATGGTCCGTTGTGTCGTATGATGCGTTTATGCGTTTCTTCCTGTGGACTCTAGAGGGGGCAGCTCTAATCTGCGTGCCCCCTGGACGTTTTGGAGCGAAAACATCGCACAGACAATTCACAGATCAGTGTTTACTTTGCCTAATGCGGTTGCTAGTATAGTtcatataacaaatatttataactTCCCTTATAAGGAAGAGCAAAGACTTAATGCACGCGGATGATCTCACCAAAAACAAAGTCCACGGCCGTGCATTTAATGTAGAACACAAAACTATGTAGCAACTAGCAACCAAATAAATGTTTGGAGAAAACTCTCCTCGTGGCTATTATCAAGCCGTGCTATCTGTCCTGCGCAGTGTTTTGCATTAAAAACGACATTACTGCATCGTGCTACCTGGCCAGTCGGCTCGGTTTGCCCCCTCCATCCACCGGAGCCTCCGTCTCAGGACCTCGTTTTCTTTCCGTGCTCGGATCGTCTCTTCCTCGTACTCCAGCACCGTCCCGCCGACCATCTCCATGATCTGCTCCACCGCCGCCATCAGGCGCTCATTCAGCGCGCGGTGCAGGAGCTGCAGCTTGGTcatcttgtatttattttttttatctttttccaGCAGTTAAATTCAACAACGAACACAAACCACTGAAAGAGCTCGCTATCCCCGTTGCAAGAACAGTTGCAGTTCTCTTCCAAATTTCGAAGGCAGCCGGAAACTGTTGCCTGCCCCCTACCGCACTGGAGAAACGCTGCAGAGCAAACTGAGAGGAAGCCGACACAAAATGTCCAACAAAATGGTAGCAAAAGTTTTGTATCTACAAGGATAAACGCGGTTTTCAAAGTATCTAAGTATCGAGAAAAATAAGTTTACAACAAGTCGCTTTGGGAAGAGATCAGACAACCACAATAACAGTAGCCCACTCTACTCGAGCATTTACTTTTGGCGTTGTAACACATAACAGTTACTGTCATTacgtattttacatttaataattttttatacaacatttacatttaaaaaaaatattgtttgtgtAAAGTAGTTTGTATAACTGAGCTAGCTGTAGAAAAACGCATCAGATTACCTTTACAATGAATACTTTAACAGACATTTGAAATTATTTCAATGTTCCTTGCAAATACGCACAGCTCCTGCTAAAATGAGTTAAGTATACAATTTACAAGTCTTGTGGGGACCCATCATCACGGTGCCCAAGATACGTTTTCTGGTTGTCTCTCCCAATGATGGCCTTACAAAAATGTACAGTTTACCATCATATTAACCACAGTGTCCACCAAATGACTGTAGTAACTGAAATTATAGTTACTcatttaaaactgtttaaaaccacatcaactctgtggacccaccggtgggtccaatattgcatatgtctAATtctcaaaaatatcaaaataacagctgaagtggtaaaaaaaaaaaaaaacctgaaatattctaaaagctttaaaaatgctgtttgaaaaaacattaatataggTTTACACTAGTAACTGTAGggtaatttacagttaaaacccaagaaCTATGTGTTGAATGAAGAAAACTTaatgaagaaaatagtttgcaatttcatcagaaGTCAGCTTCACTACTCTGCAGGAGTTCGTAGGCTGCTCTACTTGCATGTTAAAAATCACCAGTAATTATGCTGATTATTAACAAAAGGTCAATAATTACATCAATACCTACGTACGCATGATTGGTTCTAAAACCTAGATAACGTTAGACAATATCCACATTTGGACGCAAGCACTTCAAGCCTATCTCTAAGTGA from Carassius carassius chromosome 1, fCarCar2.1, whole genome shotgun sequence includes:
- the LOC132143517 gene encoding uncharacterized protein LOC132143517 isoform X7, producing MTKLQLLHRALNERLMAAVEQIMEMVGGTVLEYEEETIRARKENEVLRRRLRWMEGANRADWPGPSETVTLSTTDEASPSRQDEGAVNFGCGPGSEALVIKTESTEIPLCSISTLPQSIDQGPENAGTGTGIAYGLVDSMSWDSAQSYMAPLDFDPTSGPSRVRHWRGQNRRQRMSFACPDCGKVFASKQRLMVHMRIHSTERPYAYRRRKECFYGDNKKKRKLQRLSQLSRETVDDLSDGSEQMNRSEEEPESDHNNSDKEPEKRITAPVQKRRKKRGVVNQMCRCPHCPHRVFARPCQLALHMKTHSVTALINLPARAQSGTQEIVDVKRKLPKRQRKNDVEKEGKVADKRKLQCSECGKVFLHGGWFRVHMKSHNTKKVLLRRSLQIKTERTKEETTVAVPKTTEVQKVKKVKKTHACPHCDKVFTREGWLEPHIRTQHGEVRNRSDYFNLYGSGRTRSQQLATKDPECHTNSTDDNSSVFKTHRCFYCKQPHHRMMDHLQTVHPNEPEVAKALTFDKSSQERRQHLNLLQTRGNVLYNTNVVQSSKQDSKPFETFASSCSFDDRVYCIYCLGLFNTKSFVSHLEQCKGKSTLSAGASCGEMLPNAGPIPPTPALISPSSSEEIDADIKPSGFHCLNTLCEALPDLSCYEQTDISSSNEEFRNNRQAEGAILQFRRSPENEVGYELKSDNSLNPSTGQESTDYKNKGVTFFPKCDVDQESAMTPRSYTSSIGPHPEYDVLRNDDPHDDFRPPQNAQTVCNDTPKSRVKVQTRTTGKKRRKRRSRVHNLSLLMDDDLLAEGEMSNSKQHVCQHCERPFWCHQCNVGFIQKYRLLKHTFACHELGMNC